One part of the Pristiophorus japonicus isolate sPriJap1 unplaced genomic scaffold, sPriJap1.hap1 HAP1_SCAFFOLD_75, whole genome shotgun sequence genome encodes these proteins:
- the LOC139256613 gene encoding probable G-protein coupled receptor 139: MDQNLKKMDWNVTTNGKSFILYFNYLVAHYEELPFVLRMRYAFRIIQYIYYPVLAVVGFAVNILSIVILPRGKCGLSRCVTRYLVAMAATDLLVIILDLILRHIPIHYQKELHFVRSFRVCNIHAILLQAATDCSVWFTVSFTFDRFMAICCQKLKTKYCTERTAAVVLGTVTLLSGFKNIFWYFILTGFYTLANMPWFCYITDDVLNSPVWAAIIFLHYILTPCIPFALILLLNTVTARRIILASRARRQLRGASSGDCPSDPEMASRRNSIILLFVISGNFILLWALFMVNSIWTQMYFLGYDSVYIPFYVMDIGLMLQVLSCCTNTAIYAMTQTKCRQQFKNVGKYPFTLILKLIKR; encoded by the exons ATGGATCAGAATCTGAAAAAaatggattggaatgttacaacaaatgGCAAGAGTTTCATCTTGTATTTTAACTATCTTGTTGCACATTATGAGGAACTACCATTCGTATTGCGAATGCGTTATGCATTTCGTATTATTCAGTACATTTACTATCCCGTTCTTGCTGTTGTTGGTTTTGCTG TTAACATCTTGTCGATTGTGATCCTgcctcgtggaaagtgcggtctctccagatgtgtcactcgctatctggtggccatggcagcgacggatctcctggtcattatcctcgacctgatactgagACACATTCCGATTCATTATCAGAAAGAGTTACATTTCGTGCGGTCCTTCCGCGTGTGTAATATTCACGCCATCTTACTTCAAGCAGCCACAGATtgctctgtctggttcaccgtcagtttcacctttgatcgctttatggccatttgttgccagaagctgaaaactaaatattgcaccgagagaacggcggctgtggttctgggaaccgtgactttgctgagcgggttcaagaacattttctggtattttatttTGACAGGTTTCTATACACTTGCAAACATGCCCTGGTTTTGCTATATAACAGATGATGTTCTGAATTCACCGGTCTGGGCAGCAATCAtattccttcattatattctcaccccatgtatcccatttgctctgattctgctgctcaatactgtcaccgccaggcgtattatattggccagcagagcccgcaggcaactccggggtgccagcagtggggattgtcccagtgacccagagatggcgagccgcaggaattccatcattttactgtttgttatctccggcaatttcatcctgttgtgggCGCTGTTTATGGTGAATTCTATATGGACTCAGATGTACTTTTTGGggtatgattctgtatatataccttTTTATGTAATGGACATTGGATTAATGCTGCAggtgctgagttgctgcacaaacacggcaatTTATGCCATGACCCAGACTAAGTGCAGACAGCAGTTTAAGAATGTAGGGAAATATCCCTTcacactgattctgaaattaattaaACGATGA